A single region of the Plantactinospora soyae genome encodes:
- a CDS encoding lytic polysaccharide monooxygenase auxiliary activity family 9 protein, producing MRSRNLDQPGGRFRSAVRQPVRVLALVLAMTVGVLPWAGVAQAHGTIINPRSRAYQCWQDWGNNHTNPAMQQQDPMCYQAFQANPDTMWNWMSALRDGLGGQFQARTPDGQLCSNGLSRNNSVNRAGAWKRSNVGRSFTVQLYDQASHGADYFRVYVTKQGFNPATQSVGWGNLDLITTTGRYAPAQNISFNVSTSGRTGAHVLFVIWQASHLDQAYMWCSDINIS from the coding sequence ATGCGTTCACGCAACCTCGATCAACCCGGTGGGCGATTCCGGTCGGCCGTCCGCCAGCCCGTCCGAGTGCTTGCCCTGGTACTCGCCATGACGGTGGGCGTACTGCCCTGGGCCGGCGTAGCCCAAGCCCACGGGACCATCATCAACCCAAGGTCTCGGGCCTACCAGTGTTGGCAGGACTGGGGCAACAACCACACGAACCCTGCCATGCAGCAACAGGACCCCATGTGCTACCAGGCATTCCAGGCCAACCCGGACACCATGTGGAACTGGATGAGCGCGCTGCGGGATGGTCTCGGTGGACAGTTCCAAGCCCGTACCCCCGACGGACAGCTGTGCAGCAACGGCCTGTCCAGGAACAACAGCGTGAACCGGGCCGGTGCGTGGAAGAGGAGCAACGTCGGCCGCAGCTTCACGGTTCAGCTGTACGACCAGGCCAGCCACGGTGCCGACTACTTCCGGGTCTACGTCACCAAGCAGGGGTTCAACCCGGCCACCCAGAGCGTCGGTTGGGGAAACCTCGACCTGATCACGACGACCGGGCGCTACGCGCCGGCGCAGAACATCTCGTTCAACGTCTCGACCTCCGGACGCACTGGAGCTCACGTTCTGTTCGTGATCTGGCAGGCGTCGCACCTCGACCAGGCCTACATGTGGTGCAGTGACATCAACATCTCCTGA
- a CDS encoding response regulator produces MNPPLLQVLVVEDDLGDLALVENAFADHSIPSTLHHVTDGADALAFLRREAPYADAPRPDLILLDLNMPRVDGRQVLHQIKADEDLSSIPAIVFTTSSSTGDIVSSYAAHANAYVTKPINLDDFDRVVIEIRNFYGHIASLPRRTSDAAST; encoded by the coding sequence ATGAATCCTCCGCTCCTGCAGGTACTCGTGGTCGAAGACGACCTCGGCGACCTCGCGCTCGTGGAAAACGCCTTCGCCGACCACAGCATCCCGAGCACCCTGCACCACGTCACCGACGGCGCCGACGCCCTGGCCTTCCTCCGCCGCGAGGCCCCGTACGCCGACGCGCCACGACCGGACCTCATCCTGCTCGACCTGAACATGCCTCGCGTCGACGGCCGGCAGGTCCTCCACCAGATCAAGGCCGACGAGGACCTCAGCTCCATCCCGGCGATCGTCTTCACCACCTCGTCATCGACCGGCGACATCGTCTCCAGCTACGCCGCCCACGCGAACGCGTACGTCACCAAACCCATCAACCTGGACGACTTCGACCGCGTCGTCATCGAGATCCGCAACTTCTACGGCCACATCGCGTCCCTACCCCGCCGTACGTCCGACGCCGCCTCGACCTAG
- a CDS encoding SigE family RNA polymerase sigma factor, whose product MSSQADFDSYARSVRPWLHREAYRLCGDWHLAEDLVQVTLHKLYRRWDRLTEHEKLTGYLRQALRNTYVSERRLQRWKYEIAQGELPEDVAAVPGDRNLDQAVVDRSTLIDSVNQLAPRQRAIIAWRFWADLSVEQTALMLGCSAGTVTSQTHHAMKNLRDILADLN is encoded by the coding sequence ATGAGTAGCCAGGCTGACTTCGACTCGTATGCCCGCTCCGTCCGTCCATGGCTCCACCGGGAGGCCTACCGGTTGTGCGGCGACTGGCACCTCGCCGAAGACCTGGTGCAGGTGACCCTGCACAAGCTCTATCGTCGGTGGGACCGGCTTACCGAGCACGAAAAGCTGACCGGGTACCTCCGGCAGGCATTGCGGAACACCTATGTCAGCGAACGTCGACTACAGCGGTGGAAATACGAGATCGCGCAGGGCGAACTGCCGGAGGATGTCGCGGCGGTGCCGGGTGACCGCAATCTCGACCAGGCAGTGGTCGACCGGAGCACACTGATCGACTCGGTCAACCAGCTGGCGCCGCGACAACGGGCGATCATCGCCTGGCGGTTCTGGGCGGATCTCAGCGTCGAACAGACCGCGCTCATGCTCGGCTGCTCTGCCGGCACCGTGACCAGTCAGACCCACCACGCCATGAAGAACCTGCGCGACATCCTCGCCGACCTCAACTGA
- a CDS encoding IS630 family transposase, with translation MGDGRGPKLALLELTGAERDALEALTRRRSTAQALAMRARIILACGRGLSNSEVSRLLGVSLPTVGTWRSRFVVHRVDGLYDEPRPGRPRRVGDAEVERVIVETLESMPRNATHWSSRSMAAATGLSQSTVSRIWRTFGLQPWRAESFKLSTDPLFVDKVRDVVGLYLDPPERALVLCVDEKSQIQALDRSQPVLPMQPGVPERRSHDYLRAGVTSLFAALDVVSGTVIGSVHRRHRQQEFLRFLRKIDASVPADLDVHLVLDNYATHKTPAVKRWLLRNPRFHLHFTPTSASWLNLVERFFAEITNKLIRRGVHRSVVALEKDIRAWLTVWNEQPRPYVWTKTADEILTSLATYCKRIKDSGH, from the coding sequence ATGGGTGATGGTCGTGGGCCGAAGTTGGCCCTGCTGGAGTTGACGGGTGCGGAGCGGGATGCGTTGGAGGCGTTGACGCGAAGGCGGTCAACGGCGCAGGCGTTGGCGATGCGGGCGCGGATCATTTTGGCTTGCGGGCGGGGTCTGTCGAACAGTGAGGTGTCGCGGCTGCTCGGTGTTTCGTTGCCGACGGTCGGCACGTGGCGGTCGCGGTTCGTCGTTCATCGGGTTGATGGGTTGTATGACGAGCCTCGGCCTGGTCGGCCACGGCGGGTCGGTGATGCTGAGGTGGAGCGGGTGATCGTGGAGACGTTGGAGTCGATGCCGCGTAATGCCACGCACTGGTCGAGTCGGTCGATGGCGGCGGCGACGGGGTTGTCGCAGTCGACGGTGTCGCGGATCTGGCGCACGTTCGGGTTGCAGCCGTGGCGGGCCGAGTCGTTCAAGTTGTCCACGGATCCGTTGTTCGTCGACAAGGTCCGTGACGTGGTGGGCCTGTATCTCGATCCTCCTGAGCGGGCGTTGGTGTTGTGTGTTGATGAGAAGTCGCAGATCCAGGCCCTCGACAGGTCGCAGCCGGTGTTGCCGATGCAGCCCGGCGTCCCGGAGCGGCGTAGTCACGACTATCTGCGGGCGGGTGTGACGAGTCTGTTCGCGGCGTTGGACGTGGTCAGCGGGACGGTGATCGGGTCGGTGCACCGTCGGCATCGGCAGCAGGAGTTCCTGAGGTTCCTGCGGAAGATCGACGCCTCGGTGCCCGCAGACCTGGACGTGCATCTGGTGCTGGACAACTACGCCACCCACAAGACCCCGGCGGTGAAGCGGTGGCTGCTGCGTAACCCGCGTTTCCACTTGCATTTCACCCCGACCAGCGCGAGTTGGCTCAACCTCGTCGAACGGTTCTTCGCCGAGATCACCAACAAGCTCATTCGCCGGGGTGTCCACCGCAGCGTGGTGGCGTTGGAGAAGGACATCCGGGCGTGGCTCACCGTGTGGAACGAGCAGCCACGTCCGTACGTCTGGACCAAGACCGCGGACGAGATCCTGACCAGCCTCGCGACGTACTGCAAACGAATCAAAGACTCAGGACACTAG
- a CDS encoding ArsR/SmtB family transcription factor, with amino-acid sequence MQDVGTAKTTTPAISPLAGEPIKRADAERLAGVLKAFADPARLRLLSLIQAAPEGEASVSDLTAPLGLSQPTVSHHLRILTEAGLLEREKRGVWAYYRLVPSAIAAIAELLTPPRKRATKKIR; translated from the coding sequence ATGCAAGACGTGGGAACTGCGAAAACTACGACGCCTGCCATTTCGCCGCTCGCTGGCGAACCGATCAAGCGGGCCGATGCCGAGCGGCTCGCGGGAGTGCTCAAGGCATTTGCCGACCCAGCCCGGCTGCGACTGCTCAGTCTGATCCAGGCCGCTCCGGAGGGCGAGGCGTCAGTGTCTGATCTCACCGCGCCGCTCGGGCTCTCCCAGCCGACCGTGAGTCATCACCTTCGGATCCTCACCGAGGCCGGCCTGCTCGAGCGGGAGAAGCGCGGCGTCTGGGCGTACTACCGCCTGGTGCCGTCGGCGATCGCGGCGATCGCCGAGCTGTTGACGCCGCCCCGCAAGCGGGCGACGAAGAAGATTCGCTGA
- a CDS encoding transposase, translated as MPLPRWLGRSEENSRRSVVDAILYVRRTGCSWRQLPVVVPPAAVLRSPTTVTLRDSYQPDRIGWHEITATSHAVAIRDPPVPTTSISDELRSHPDDLLASPLDQRTVELRTTPGTTGTDAMAPPLVPIAGPLTRAMSAAGDRLNTLVGSDQLTPLAGLLGILLALLLGAAHAALPGHGKTVMAAYIAGRQGTYRDAITVGITVTATHTIGVLVIGILRGLIGIGVAGGLVPSPSALIALLGAIALGRTWFGVLLVIAYGLGMATALTAAGLLLVHLNGRLAHRIGTASARLAAVTPWATATLVLIVGVVMAAQALGPLLGLDGYR; from the coding sequence GTGCCGCTGCCCAGGTGGCTCGGCCGGTCGGAGGAGAACTCACGGCGGTCGGTCGTGGACGCGATCTTGTACGTGCGACGGACCGGTTGCTCCTGGCGGCAGTTGCCGGTCGTCGTTCCGCCTGCCGCCGTACTACGTAGTCCCACCACGGTGACCCTCCGGGACAGCTACCAACCGGACCGGATCGGCTGGCACGAGATCACTGCCACCAGCCACGCGGTAGCGATCAGGGATCCCCCGGTTCCCACGACGAGCATCAGCGACGAACTCCGCAGCCACCCCGATGACCTGCTCGCCTCGCCCCTGGACCAGCGAACAGTCGAACTCCGCACCACCCCGGGCACCACCGGCACCGATGCCATGGCCCCACCACTAGTCCCGATCGCAGGGCCGTTGACCCGCGCGATGAGCGCAGCGGGGGACCGGCTCAACACCCTCGTCGGCTCGGACCAGCTCACCCCGCTGGCCGGACTACTCGGCATCCTGCTCGCCCTCCTCCTCGGCGCCGCCCACGCCGCCCTACCCGGGCACGGCAAAACCGTCATGGCCGCCTACATCGCCGGCCGCCAAGGCACCTACCGCGACGCGATCACCGTCGGCATCACCGTCACTGCCACCCACACCATCGGCGTACTCGTCATCGGAATCCTCCGAGGACTGATCGGCATCGGCGTCGCCGGCGGCCTCGTACCGAGCCCATCCGCCCTGATCGCGCTGCTCGGCGCGATCGCGCTGGGTCGTACCTGGTTCGGAGTCCTGCTCGTCATCGCCTACGGCCTGGGCATGGCCACCGCCCTCACCGCCGCCGGACTCCTCCTCGTCCACCTGAACGGACGCCTCGCCCACCGGATCGGCACCGCTTCAGCGAGGCTCGCCGCCGTCACCCCATGGGCCACCGCGACCCTGGTCCTTATCGTCGGCGTCGTCATGGCCGCCCAGGCGCTCGGACCGCTACTCGGCCTTGACGGCTACCGGTAG
- a CDS encoding PP2C family protein-serine/threonine phosphatase, whose translation MSTNVPALVFDSGRLAAVRRTGLLDTGPEEAFDRLTRLAATLLGTPFAFVTIADDTRSFWKSCVGVDSDDPADRQNRVEQSFCQYVIGSGTELIVPDARSDVRTAGNPSIELMGVAAWAGFPIHSPDGQVLGTFCAVDTAVRQWTRRDVDVLSTLAQAAAGEIALREAVDVARAATAQAEHATAIAEAATALAEEVGAQASQLADTLQESLLPPHLPQVPGVEVAVRYRRGAGGTDVLGDFYDVFPSVRGAWAAVVGDVSGKGPQAAKTTALARYTLRAAAVRCATPSTNLATLNTALRAWYTDSSQYLTAVYATLRPHPDGVTARVSCGGHDAPLIRRADGTVEPLGRHGLILGWLPHPALHDQRTLLRPGDSLVLYTDGVTEGHRAGDRDMFGPDRLHQVLADTQATFGEQLATAIDNAVMTFTDGHVSDDTAILVIHVPMPGDTATQGSPPHPGTINSKEARP comes from the coding sequence GTGTCGACGAACGTACCGGCGTTGGTGTTCGACAGCGGCCGGTTGGCCGCCGTGCGCCGGACGGGGTTGCTGGACACCGGGCCGGAGGAAGCGTTCGACCGGCTGACCCGGCTGGCGGCCACGCTGCTCGGTACGCCGTTCGCGTTCGTCACGATCGCGGACGACACGCGGTCGTTCTGGAAGAGCTGCGTCGGGGTGGACAGTGACGATCCCGCCGATCGGCAGAACAGGGTCGAGCAGTCGTTCTGCCAGTACGTCATCGGCTCCGGCACGGAGTTGATCGTGCCGGACGCCCGCTCAGACGTGCGCACGGCAGGGAACCCGTCGATCGAGCTGATGGGCGTCGCCGCGTGGGCCGGTTTCCCGATCCACTCCCCGGACGGGCAGGTCCTCGGCACGTTCTGCGCGGTCGACACCGCCGTGCGGCAGTGGACCCGGCGCGACGTCGATGTGCTGTCCACCCTGGCGCAGGCGGCGGCCGGGGAGATCGCCCTACGGGAGGCCGTCGACGTGGCGCGGGCGGCGACCGCCCAGGCTGAGCACGCCACCGCGATCGCCGAGGCGGCGACAGCCCTGGCCGAGGAGGTCGGCGCGCAGGCGAGCCAACTCGCCGACACGCTTCAGGAGAGCCTGCTACCGCCGCACCTGCCGCAGGTGCCCGGCGTCGAGGTTGCCGTCCGGTACCGGCGCGGTGCCGGTGGCACAGATGTGCTCGGCGACTTCTACGACGTGTTCCCCTCGGTACGCGGGGCGTGGGCCGCTGTGGTCGGCGACGTCTCCGGCAAAGGCCCACAAGCAGCCAAAACCACCGCCCTGGCCCGTTACACGCTGCGCGCCGCCGCAGTACGGTGCGCCACGCCCAGCACCAACCTCGCCACGCTGAACACCGCCCTACGCGCCTGGTACACCGACAGCAGCCAGTACCTCACCGCGGTCTACGCCACTCTGCGCCCCCACCCGGACGGGGTAACCGCCCGGGTCAGTTGCGGCGGCCACGACGCCCCGCTGATCCGCCGCGCCGACGGTACGGTCGAGCCACTGGGCCGACACGGCCTCATCCTCGGCTGGCTGCCCCACCCGGCCCTGCACGATCAGCGGACCCTGCTCCGGCCCGGTGACAGCCTCGTGCTGTATACCGACGGTGTCACCGAGGGCCACCGCGCCGGTGACCGGGACATGTTCGGCCCCGACCGCCTCCACCAGGTGCTCGCCGACACCCAGGCGACCTTCGGTGAACAGCTCGCCACCGCCATCGACAACGCCGTCATGACATTCACCGACGGCCACGTCAGCGACGACACCGCCATCCTCGTCATCCACGTTCCGATGCCCGGCGACACCGCAACCCAGGGATCACCGCCGCACCCGGGGACGATCAACAGCAAGGAAGCGAGGCCGTAA
- a CDS encoding glycoside hydrolase family 30 beta sandwich domain-containing protein, whose product MKKSQIMVVAAATALVSVAGVLTAPPLLAATPDITVNTASSYQTIDGFGAATPIFNGSGSPWTTGETQTLVGTGQGQLGLSIVRTVVSPVSSEWGLYASSLQTAKSYGSDVKILASPWTAPANFKTNNSRVNGGKLRTDYYDDYATHLNNYVQYMKNQGVTIDVTSVQNEPDWHPDYDSMDWTGAEMRNFVRDQGTKITDTRLMVGESLRFARQYSDPSLQDATARNNIGYVGGHLYDAENSGNLSPYPLAAQYGKNQWMTEWNLHAADGNGSNIWGNPSNTTVWNETLDDIMRTVHRSMESGWSAYVWWYGRRFYSFIGDGESQYGTTKGAVLRRGNAFSQYSKYVRPGDKRVALSKSSRASSLEVTAYQGRGKVTLVILNRSNSAVNNAVIQTPQSISNAEYTVTSQNLGAASQPANLDDGQATISVPARSISTITLTNGPTTPPTGQPTTNPTTPPSTTPPPTTPPAGGSCTASVTPGTVWGDRYNTSVTVSGANNFTVVVAVTAPQAITTSWSGSASLSSNNTVLTMRSNGSGNTFGFTTMTNGNTSARPQIRSCTAG is encoded by the coding sequence GTGAAGAAATCCCAGATTATGGTGGTGGCCGCAGCGACCGCGCTGGTCAGCGTGGCGGGAGTTCTGACCGCCCCTCCCCTGTTGGCCGCAACGCCCGACATCACCGTCAACACCGCCTCGTCGTACCAGACGATCGACGGGTTCGGGGCCGCGACCCCGATCTTCAATGGCTCCGGCAGCCCGTGGACCACCGGCGAAACTCAGACACTCGTCGGTACCGGCCAGGGGCAGCTCGGCCTGTCGATCGTCCGGACCGTGGTGTCGCCGGTATCGAGCGAGTGGGGCCTGTACGCGAGCAGCCTGCAGACCGCGAAGTCCTACGGCTCCGACGTCAAGATTCTTGCCTCGCCCTGGACAGCCCCGGCAAACTTCAAGACGAACAACAGCAGAGTCAACGGCGGAAAACTCCGGACCGACTACTACGACGACTACGCGACACACCTGAACAACTACGTGCAGTACATGAAGAACCAGGGTGTCACAATCGACGTGACCTCGGTCCAGAATGAGCCGGACTGGCACCCTGACTACGATTCGATGGACTGGACCGGCGCCGAGATGCGGAACTTCGTCCGCGACCAGGGCACCAAGATCACCGATACCAGGCTCATGGTTGGCGAATCCTTGAGATTCGCCCGCCAGTACTCCGACCCCAGCCTGCAGGACGCCACCGCGCGCAACAACATCGGCTACGTCGGCGGCCACCTCTACGACGCCGAGAACAGCGGAAACCTCTCCCCGTACCCGCTCGCGGCCCAGTACGGCAAGAACCAGTGGATGACCGAGTGGAACCTGCACGCGGCCGACGGGAATGGTTCGAACATCTGGGGCAACCCCAGCAACACGACTGTCTGGAACGAGACCCTGGACGACATCATGCGGACCGTACACAGGTCGATGGAGTCCGGTTGGAGCGCCTACGTCTGGTGGTACGGCCGCCGCTTCTACTCCTTCATCGGCGACGGCGAGTCGCAGTACGGGACCACGAAGGGCGCCGTTCTCAGACGCGGTAACGCGTTCTCGCAGTACTCCAAGTACGTCCGACCCGGCGACAAGCGGGTCGCCCTCTCGAAAAGCTCAAGAGCTTCCTCCCTGGAGGTCACCGCCTACCAGGGCAGAGGCAAGGTCACACTGGTGATTCTCAACCGCTCGAACAGCGCGGTCAACAATGCCGTCATCCAGACCCCGCAGAGCATCTCGAACGCCGAGTACACCGTCACCTCACAAAACCTGGGCGCCGCGTCACAGCCGGCGAATCTCGACGACGGACAGGCGACCATCAGCGTCCCTGCGCGAAGCATCTCCACGATCACCCTCACCAACGGCCCGACCACCCCGCCGACCGGCCAGCCCACGACCAACCCGACCACCCCACCGTCGACCACACCCCCGCCCACCACCCCACCGGCCGGCGGTAGCTGCACCGCGTCGGTCACCCCGGGCACCGTTTGGGGCGACCGGTACAACACCTCGGTAACGGTCAGCGGCGCCAACAACTTCACCGTGGTCGTAGCCGTCACCGCACCACAGGCGATCACCACCAGCTGGAGCGGCAGCGCCAGCCTGAGCAGCAACAACACCGTACTGACAATGCGCTCCAACGGCAGCGGCAACACCTTCGGCTTCACCACCATGACAAACGGCAACACCAGCGCCCGACCACAGATCAGATCCTGCACCGCCGGCTGA
- a CDS encoding type II toxin-antitoxin system prevent-host-death family antitoxin, whose amino-acid sequence MASGDRDSGAMVWVPLREAKASFSELVARADLLGQVTVLTKHGRPAAAIVPAAVGADLAGARATVGQLWELLDRVCPRGQDSTVDDARTRIRSGAPAGLVIGPARVERLGR is encoded by the coding sequence ATGGCGAGCGGTGATCGTGACAGCGGTGCGATGGTGTGGGTGCCGCTACGGGAAGCGAAGGCCAGTTTCTCGGAGTTGGTCGCCCGCGCCGATCTGCTGGGTCAGGTCACGGTGCTGACCAAGCACGGTCGGCCGGCTGCGGCAATCGTGCCTGCCGCTGTGGGTGCCGACCTCGCGGGTGCGCGGGCCACGGTGGGGCAGCTGTGGGAGTTGCTGGACCGGGTGTGCCCTCGTGGTCAGGACTCGACGGTGGACGACGCTCGGACGCGCATCCGTTCCGGCGCCCCCGCCGGCCTCGTGATCGGGCCGGCGCGGGTGGAACGGCTGGGACGGTGA
- a CDS encoding COG1361 family protein: MTYDCFLSGIAPKSSQTFQIKFRALTKTRPYAMQVDGGRVAIADGVGAPYSRWGNFSTLFRSTTGSLHNPRTYKQDTVAKASITLADDEVTLVRQSNSRFEGRVRATVRYDGDAANNRLSVDASAPGVRFVGTDPVTVACHDSCDVPGGSFMQGEERTFDLLFEAPADAEPGVVRASGHLETRWEGTGVVPEKTPANNNLSFDIDISGPAMPPAGFTTLGIAATDLVYGPVGGSGSRTGSTTVTITNTGDATAASPMITFPVDGQNQDWSATWPCPMVLRRPDKILCISEPLLPGANRAITFMFSTESAVPSGPVTVRSTLPRTRRGGSCPAAAPRPRTRSGSVPERTWQIDPPGGSPAAGHSPARTC; the protein is encoded by the coding sequence TTGACCTACGACTGTTTTCTCAGCGGAATCGCGCCGAAGTCGAGCCAGACGTTCCAGATCAAGTTCCGTGCCCTCACCAAGACCCGGCCGTACGCCATGCAGGTCGACGGCGGACGGGTCGCCATCGCCGACGGCGTCGGCGCGCCGTACAGCCGGTGGGGCAACTTCTCCACGCTGTTCCGGTCGACCACCGGTAGCCTGCACAACCCGCGCACGTACAAGCAGGACACCGTCGCCAAGGCGTCCATCACGCTCGCCGACGACGAGGTGACCCTGGTCCGCCAGTCCAACAGCCGGTTCGAGGGCCGCGTCCGGGCGACGGTCCGTTACGACGGCGACGCCGCGAACAACCGGCTCTCGGTCGACGCGTCCGCACCCGGCGTCCGGTTCGTCGGCACCGACCCTGTAACCGTGGCCTGCCATGACAGCTGCGACGTACCGGGCGGATCGTTCATGCAGGGCGAAGAGCGTACCTTCGACCTGCTCTTCGAGGCGCCGGCCGATGCCGAGCCGGGCGTGGTGCGGGCCAGCGGCCACCTGGAGACCCGGTGGGAGGGCACGGGAGTGGTGCCGGAGAAGACGCCCGCGAACAACAACCTCTCGTTCGACATCGACATCTCCGGACCGGCGATGCCGCCGGCCGGGTTCACCACACTCGGCATCGCCGCCACCGACCTCGTCTACGGACCAGTGGGCGGATCTGGCTCCCGCACCGGGAGCACCACGGTGACCATCACCAACACCGGTGACGCCACCGCCGCGAGCCCGATGATCACCTTCCCGGTCGACGGCCAGAACCAGGACTGGTCGGCCACCTGGCCATGCCCGATGGTGCTGCGCCGTCCGGACAAGATCCTCTGCATCTCGGAGCCGCTCCTGCCCGGTGCCAACCGCGCCATCACGTTCATGTTCTCGACCGAGTCGGCGGTCCCGTCCGGCCCGGTGACCGTACGGTCGACGCTGCCTCGGACCAGGAGGGGAGGGTCATGCCCGGCAGCGGCGCCGAGACCACGTACCAGGTCAGGTTCGGTTCCTGAGCGCACCTGGCAGATCGATCCACCCGGAGGCAGCCCCGCTGCCGGACACAGCCCTGCCCGGACCTGCTAG